Proteins encoded by one window of Vampirovibrionales bacterium:
- a CDS encoding hydrolase: MPSSLLSLEQSALLVIDMQEKLLPLMEHRDRILKQTRILLEAARILSVPVMVTEQYPQGLGATVHDLRDALPDRAIVLEKTAFGAVEAPGFTDALQACGRSQVIVCGIEAHICVTQTTLQLLELGKTVFLAHDAVSSRQKRNLKAALWRMTQAGAIPFTSEMALFEWTRTANCPPFKALQALIK; this comes from the coding sequence ATGCCCTCATCGCTGCTCTCACTGGAGCAGAGCGCGTTGCTCGTCATCGATATGCAGGAAAAACTGCTGCCGCTGATGGAGCATCGCGATCGCATTCTCAAACAGACCCGTATTTTACTGGAAGCGGCCCGTATTTTATCCGTGCCGGTGATGGTCACCGAGCAGTACCCACAAGGCCTGGGCGCCACGGTGCATGATTTGCGCGACGCCTTACCCGACAGGGCCATCGTGCTGGAAAAAACCGCTTTCGGGGCCGTGGAGGCGCCGGGCTTCACCGACGCGTTGCAGGCCTGCGGACGCTCCCAAGTGATTGTCTGCGGCATTGAGGCGCATATCTGCGTCACGCAGACGACGTTGCAACTGTTAGAACTGGGCAAGACCGTTTTTCTGGCGCACGACGCGGTGTCGTCTCGCCAGAAACGCAACTTGAAAGCCGCGCTATGGCGCATGACGCAAGCCGGGGCGATCCCCTTTACCAGCGAAATGGCCTTGTTTGAGTGGACGCGCACGGCCAACTGTCCGCCCTTTAAGGCGCTTCAGGCGCTCATTAAATAA
- a CDS encoding sodium:solute symporter family protein, whose amino-acid sequence MLLVIVVFYAAILWTARRFRRRIETLRDFFLAGRSLGAFPVALCFAASWFGAGSTIASMTLFHHKGWAGAWELAIPSALSCALITFAFSRRVARQESLSQPEAVERHYGRVGRLGLALVILMAVSTFLGSQLVAASMLFQSVLGLDPTAATLIFSALVVSYVMMGGFFTVVITDMAQMAMIVLALGILLAYCLGASPDPGAALGGSVTWAGLGEFGRPWGYHLALTAAFVMAWSVAPEMWQRMSATRNEGLAFRGALGATLLLIGLFAMVASIGILSAQIIPNSERVLMDLAQKLPHPLLGGLALAGVLAAISSTMDSSLNVGSLTLTRDIYQGFIRPNASTRELLLASRLSTALVCAPAIALALKFQNIIQILWISADIYASAMFVPIVGILYLKHPPRLAGLLAMGAGGAMMALNALSQYGLIAMPAQWPGWPYATLLGVGASLTGFAIGWAWTALKKPPAVSPSAPA is encoded by the coding sequence GTGCTGCTCGTTATTGTCGTTTTTTACGCCGCCATTTTATGGACGGCGCGCCGCTTTCGACGCCGCATTGAGACGCTGCGCGATTTTTTCCTGGCCGGGCGCTCGCTGGGCGCGTTTCCGGTGGCGTTGTGTTTTGCCGCGTCGTGGTTCGGCGCAGGTTCGACCATCGCCTCGATGACGCTGTTTCATCATAAGGGCTGGGCGGGGGCCTGGGAGCTGGCGATTCCTTCGGCGCTGTCGTGCGCGTTAATTACGTTCGCCTTTTCGCGGCGCGTGGCGCGACAGGAATCGCTGTCGCAGCCGGAAGCCGTGGAGCGGCATTATGGACGGGTCGGACGGCTGGGACTGGCGCTGGTGATTCTGATGGCCGTGTCCACGTTTCTCGGATCGCAACTGGTGGCCGCTTCGATGCTTTTCCAAAGCGTGCTGGGGCTGGATCCGACCGCCGCCACGCTGATATTTTCGGCGCTGGTGGTCAGTTACGTGATGATGGGCGGCTTCTTCACGGTGGTCATCACGGATATGGCGCAGATGGCGATGATTGTCCTCGCCCTGGGCATTTTACTGGCCTATTGTCTGGGGGCTTCTCCCGATCCGGGCGCGGCGCTCGGGGGATCCGTGACGTGGGCGGGCCTTGGGGAGTTTGGACGACCCTGGGGGTATCATCTGGCGCTGACGGCCGCGTTTGTGATGGCCTGGAGCGTTGCGCCCGAAATGTGGCAGCGCATGTCGGCCACGCGAAACGAGGGGCTCGCCTTTCGCGGCGCGCTGGGAGCGACCTTGCTGCTGATCGGGCTCTTTGCCATGGTCGCCAGCATCGGCATTCTCAGCGCGCAGATTATTCCCAACAGCGAGCGCGTCTTGATGGATCTGGCCCAGAAGCTGCCGCATCCGCTGCTGGGCGGACTGGCGCTGGCCGGGGTGCTGGCCGCGATTTCATCGACGATGGACTCGTCTCTCAATGTCGGCAGCCTCACGCTGACGCGCGACATTTATCAGGGCTTTATACGCCCCAACGCTTCCACGCGCGAATTGCTGCTGGCCAGCCGCCTGTCAACGGCGCTGGTGTGCGCGCCCGCCATCGCGCTGGCGCTGAAGTTCCAGAATATCATCCAGATTTTATGGATTTCCGCCGATATTTACGCTTCGGCGATGTTTGTGCCAATTGTCGGCATTTTGTATCTGAAACATCCGCCGCGCCTCGCGGGCTTGCTGGCAATGGGCGCCGGCGGCGCGATGATGGCGTTGAACGCGTTGTCGCAATACGGCCTTATCGCCATGCCGGCGCAATGGCCGGGCTGGCCGTATGCCACGCTGCTGGGGGTGGGGGCCAGCCTGACGGGATTTGCAATTGGCTGGGCGTGGACAGCGCTGAAAAAGCCGCCTGCGGTCTCGCCGTCGGCGCCGGCCTGA
- the gltB gene encoding glutamate synthase large subunit, which yields MRNPACADRGALYRPEFEKASCGFGLIAQMDNQASHWLVQTAITSLTRLAHRGAIAPDGKTGDGCGLLFRIPDQFFRALAEADGVTLPAMFAVGALFLNPDKLLASNALSRLKKELREQGLECVWERPVPVEPDACGEQALKTLPQFVQIFVAPSAALAPTLDEPAFDRLLYIARRRAKKAITPKDSVFYVTSLSCRTVSYKGMVMPANLPVFYPDLRDERFVSSLCLYHQRFSTNTFPEWRLAQPFRMLAHNGEINTVSGNRNWAVSRETKYDSPLIPDMTSLLPLVSVDGSDSMSLDNMLEALVVGGMDLFLATRVLAPPAWQNMEAMDPDLRSLYSYYSLHMDPWDGPAGLVITDGRYAACAMDRNGLRPARYVITRDRHITIASEIGVYDYAPSDVLAKGRLRPGEMMAVDMTTGELLLPEDVNTRLKNRNPYKQWLDEYVRVLEPNFEEEEPGCDPIFDHEWQVYQKQFLLTLEERSEVLRPLGETGQETVASMGDDTPTPVLSRQIRPLYEYFRQQFAQVTNPPIDPIREQMVMSLRTILGRERNPFAEVAENAARIDIRSPILSRSMFRAVLQLDDPHYAYETIDLTYPTSGSLRAAIETVCDQAERAVRNGKVILILTDRRVSRNRIPIHALLGVGAVHARLCEKGLRCDANIIVETATARDPHHFAALIGFGATAIYPYLAYQTLYHMAQRKEIQWKNTVGLMKNYRQGIQKGLYKILSKMGISTINSYRGARLFEAIGLHDEVIDLCFPGVVSRLQGANFDDLEAEQRQLAKEAWSLGAPIRAGGLIKYRPGSEYHAFNPDVVMALQRAVRTEEPEDYRRFADLVNRRPPMSLRDLLTLRGDQTPIPLDEVEPAEAIFPRFNTAAMSLGSLSPEAHESLAIAMNRLGGMSNSGEGGEDDTRFGTEKVSKIKQVASGRFGVTPAYLVNADVLQIKIAQGAKPGEGGQLPGHKVNELIARLRYTLPGTPLISPPPHHDIYSIEDLAQLIFDLKQVNPRAMVSVKLVAEPGVGTIAAGVAKTYADLITISGYDGGTGASPLTSVRYAGVPWELGVAEAHQILQANDLRDKVRLQVDGGLKTGLDVVKAALLGAESFGFGTAPLISLGCKFLRICHLNNCATGVATQNPVLRGRHFKGLPEMVEAYFRFVAQEIRELMAQLGAHQLEDLVGRRDLLMRLPGETERQRRLDLSPLLTIPRDLEGRPRHCMVACNPPFDKAELAEQMVCDARDALERKTGGEFFYEINNTHRSIGARLSGEIARRHGNAGMQDAPVTVRMRGTAGQSFGAWNAGGLNLILEGDANDYVGKGMAGGKIVVYPPEGSAFKSQQTPIIGNTCLYGATGGKLFAAGQAGERFCVRNSGALAIVEGVGDHGCEYMTGGVVVVLGQTGYNFGAGMTGGFAYVYDAENEFVDCYNHGLVDIHRIDTEHMDDYATHLQSLIREFVAETRSAWGRELLDHFYRLLGQFWLVKPKAAELETLLGLMRIAA from the coding sequence ATGCGCAATCCCGCCTGCGCCGACAGGGGCGCTTTGTATCGCCCTGAGTTTGAAAAAGCCAGCTGCGGCTTTGGTCTCATCGCCCAGATGGACAATCAGGCCTCGCACTGGCTGGTGCAAACGGCTATTACCTCGCTCACGCGCCTGGCGCATCGCGGCGCAATCGCCCCCGACGGTAAAACCGGCGATGGCTGCGGCTTGCTGTTTCGCATTCCCGATCAGTTTTTTCGCGCGCTGGCCGAAGCCGACGGCGTGACCCTCCCGGCGATGTTCGCCGTGGGCGCCCTGTTTTTGAATCCGGATAAACTGCTGGCCTCCAATGCCCTCTCTCGCCTCAAAAAAGAATTGCGCGAACAGGGACTTGAATGCGTCTGGGAACGGCCGGTGCCTGTAGAGCCGGACGCCTGCGGCGAACAGGCGCTGAAAACCCTGCCGCAGTTTGTTCAGATTTTTGTCGCCCCCTCGGCGGCGCTGGCCCCGACGCTGGATGAGCCCGCCTTCGACAGGCTGCTCTATATTGCCCGTCGTCGCGCCAAAAAGGCCATTACGCCTAAAGATTCGGTGTTTTACGTCACCAGTCTGTCGTGCCGCACGGTGTCGTACAAAGGCATGGTGATGCCCGCCAATCTGCCCGTCTTCTACCCGGATTTGCGCGATGAGCGCTTTGTGTCGTCGCTGTGCCTGTATCATCAACGCTTTTCGACCAACACATTCCCGGAATGGCGGCTCGCCCAACCGTTCCGGATGCTGGCCCATAACGGCGAAATCAACACGGTGAGCGGCAACCGCAACTGGGCCGTGTCGCGCGAAACCAAGTACGACTCGCCCCTGATTCCCGATATGACCTCGTTGCTGCCGCTGGTCAGCGTGGACGGCTCCGACTCGATGAGTCTGGACAATATGCTCGAAGCGCTGGTGGTGGGCGGGATGGATCTGTTTCTGGCGACGCGCGTTCTCGCCCCGCCCGCCTGGCAAAATATGGAAGCCATGGACCCGGATCTGCGCTCGCTCTATAGCTATTACTCGCTGCACATGGACCCGTGGGATGGTCCGGCGGGTCTGGTCATTACCGATGGCCGCTACGCCGCCTGCGCGATGGACCGCAACGGTCTGCGCCCGGCGCGTTACGTGATTACGCGGGATCGCCACATCACCATCGCTTCAGAAATCGGCGTGTATGATTACGCGCCCAGTGACGTGCTGGCCAAAGGCCGCCTGCGCCCCGGCGAAATGATGGCCGTCGATATGACCACCGGTGAGCTGTTATTGCCCGAAGACGTCAACACGCGCCTGAAAAACCGGAATCCGTACAAGCAGTGGCTCGATGAGTACGTCCGCGTGCTGGAGCCTAATTTTGAGGAAGAAGAGCCAGGCTGCGACCCGATTTTTGATCATGAATGGCAGGTGTATCAAAAACAGTTTCTGCTGACGCTGGAAGAGCGCAGCGAGGTGCTGCGCCCGCTGGGCGAAACCGGGCAGGAGACCGTCGCCTCGATGGGCGATGACACGCCCACGCCGGTGCTGTCGCGCCAGATCCGTCCGCTGTATGAATACTTCCGCCAACAGTTTGCGCAAGTGACCAATCCGCCGATCGACCCGATTCGCGAGCAAATGGTGATGTCGCTGCGCACGATTCTGGGCCGCGAGCGCAATCCGTTTGCGGAAGTGGCGGAAAACGCGGCGCGCATCGATATTCGCTCCCCCATTCTGTCGCGCAGCATGTTCCGCGCCGTGCTTCAGCTCGATGACCCGCATTACGCCTATGAAACCATCGATTTAACTTACCCGACCAGTGGATCGCTTCGCGCCGCGATTGAAACCGTCTGCGATCAGGCCGAACGCGCCGTGCGCAACGGCAAGGTGATTTTAATCCTGACCGATCGCCGGGTCTCGCGCAATCGCATTCCGATCCATGCCCTGCTGGGCGTGGGCGCGGTGCATGCGCGCCTGTGCGAAAAAGGCCTGCGCTGCGACGCCAATATCATCGTGGAAACCGCCACGGCGCGCGATCCCCATCACTTCGCCGCCCTGATTGGCTTTGGCGCCACGGCCATTTATCCGTATCTGGCCTATCAAACCCTGTATCACATGGCCCAGCGCAAAGAGATTCAGTGGAAAAACACCGTCGGCCTGATGAAAAACTACCGCCAGGGCATTCAGAAAGGCCTGTATAAAATCCTCTCCAAAATGGGGATTTCCACCATCAACAGCTACCGCGGCGCCCGCCTGTTTGAAGCCATTGGCCTGCATGACGAGGTGATCGATCTGTGCTTTCCCGGCGTGGTCAGCCGCTTGCAGGGAGCGAATTTTGACGATCTCGAAGCCGAGCAGCGGCAACTGGCCAAAGAAGCCTGGAGTCTGGGCGCGCCCATTCGCGCCGGCGGCCTGATTAAATATCGTCCCGGCAGCGAGTATCACGCCTTCAACCCCGATGTGGTGATGGCCCTGCAACGCGCCGTGCGCACCGAAGAGCCCGAGGATTACAGACGCTTCGCCGACCTGGTGAACCGCCGCCCCCCGATGAGCCTGCGCGATTTGCTCACGCTGCGCGGCGATCAGACGCCGATTCCTCTCGATGAAGTCGAGCCCGCCGAAGCGATTTTTCCGCGCTTTAATACGGCGGCCATGTCGCTGGGCTCGCTGTCGCCGGAGGCCCATGAGTCGCTCGCCATCGCCATGAACCGTCTGGGCGGGATGTCCAATTCGGGCGAAGGCGGCGAAGACGATACGCGCTTTGGCACCGAGAAGGTCTCCAAAATCAAACAGGTCGCTTCGGGGCGCTTTGGGGTCACGCCGGCGTATCTGGTCAACGCCGACGTCCTGCAGATTAAAATTGCGCAAGGCGCCAAGCCCGGTGAAGGCGGACAGTTGCCCGGCCATAAGGTCAATGAACTCATCGCCCGGCTGCGCTATACGCTGCCCGGCACGCCGCTGATCTCGCCGCCGCCGCATCATGACATCTACTCGATTGAAGATCTGGCTCAACTCATCTTCGATCTCAAGCAGGTGAATCCGCGCGCGATGGTGTCGGTCAAACTGGTGGCCGAGCCCGGCGTCGGGACGATCGCCGCAGGCGTCGCCAAGACCTATGCGGATTTAATCACGATTTCGGGTTACGACGGCGGCACAGGCGCCAGCCCTCTGACCTCTGTGCGTTATGCGGGCGTGCCGTGGGAACTGGGCGTGGCGGAAGCGCATCAAATCCTGCAGGCCAATGATCTGCGCGACAAAGTGCGCCTGCAAGTCGACGGCGGGCTAAAAACCGGTCTGGACGTCGTCAAGGCCGCCCTACTGGGCGCCGAATCGTTCGGGTTTGGAACCGCTCCGCTGATTTCGCTGGGCTGCAAGTTCCTGCGCATTTGCCATCTGAATAACTGCGCAACAGGCGTGGCGACGCAGAATCCGGTGTTGCGCGGCCGCCATTTCAAGGGCCTGCCCGAGATGGTCGAGGCGTACTTCCGCTTTGTCGCCCAGGAGATTCGCGAACTGATGGCGCAACTTGGCGCGCATCAGCTCGAAGATCTCGTGGGTCGGCGCGATCTGTTGATGCGCCTGCCCGGCGAAACCGAGCGTCAGCGGCGTCTGGATCTGTCGCCATTGCTGACGATTCCGCGCGATCTCGAAGGACGGCCGCGTCATTGTATGGTCGCCTGCAATCCGCCGTTTGATAAGGCCGAACTGGCCGAGCAAATGGTCTGCGACGCCCGCGATGCGCTGGAGCGCAAGACCGGCGGCGAATTTTTCTATGAAATCAACAACACGCATCGCTCGATTGGCGCGCGCCTGTCGGGAGAAATCGCGCGACGTCACGGTAACGCCGGCATGCAGGACGCGCCGGTGACGGTGCGCATGCGCGGAACCGCCGGCCAGAGTTTTGGCGCGTGGAACGCCGGCGGTCTGAATCTGATTCTGGAAGGCGACGCCAACGATTACGTCGGCAAAGGCATGGCAGGCGGCAAAATTGTGGTGTATCCGCCCGAAGGCAGCGCCTTTAAAAGCCAGCAAACGCCCATTATCGGCAACACCTGTCTGTATGGCGCCACCGGCGGCAAGCTGTTCGCGGCAGGACAGGCGGGTGAGCGCTTCTGCGTGCGGAATTCCGGCGCGCTGGCCATTGTCGAAGGCGTTGGCGATCATGGCTGCGAGTACATGACCGGCGGGGTGGTCGTGGTGCTGGGCCAAACCGGCTATAACTTCGGCGCCGGGATGACCGGCGGCTTCGCCTACGTCTACGACGCCGAAAACGAGTTTGTCGACTGCTATAACCATGGGCTGGTCGACATTCACCGGATCGATACCGAGCATATGGACGACTACGCCACGCACCTGCAGTCGCTCATTCGCGAGTTCGTCGCCGAGACCCGCAGCGCGTGGGGTCGCGAACTGCTCGATCACTTCTACCGCCTGCTGGGGCAATTCTGGCTGGTGAAGCCCAAGGCCGCCGAACTGGAAACCCTGCTGGGGCTGATGCGCATCGCCGCCTGA